In Larimichthys crocea isolate SSNF chromosome XI, L_crocea_2.0, whole genome shotgun sequence, the sequence GTCAGAATCATCAatcatttgtttggtttttggccacttggggcactgcaacaagctgtaaacacacattcttTGTCACCTGATGTAGCTATGGCAATTATTTattctaattttattttctctctttaggTCTCAACTGGctcctgaaaacatttttgggTCTTTAGCAGTTGAATATTTCATtctgttcaccagctagtcgctaactttgtctgtctacCGTTTGATGATCGGCAGGTTTACGTACAGTGACTTTATTAGAGCTTTGTTTCTGAAAACAGCTGCGTGAGAGGCtgcaaaaaaaagctgaaatatgcTAAAACTCTGCGAAGAGCTGAAGAAaaaggtgataattctctgggTTCGTCACTACAAGTgacacctttcacatttttaatactacaaatacagattagagcagctttaagcTCATCTCGTGTTTTATTAGTCTTTATAGGGGCATTGGTGCAGCATCAACACCTCACTGGAGCTGCGGCTGTTGAATTCTCACTTGAAAGTTCATTATTGACCTTGGAAATAGTCTGAATGAAGGTAGAACTGTGGAAAAGTATATTGCTTAGCCAAAACTCGTGGGACAGAGGCTGACTCGACACTCTGTTGGGGAAagatctaaaatctaaaaaaggtATCTGCATTTCTTTACCCTTCAGTCAAAATAGAAGCATCTAATTCCAAAATTAACAGCAACAAGCTCTGTactcaaaaaacaacaacatgtctgTCATGCAGCAGAGAATAAACTCAGACGCTGTCCGCTGACAAAGCCGTACCTTGCGAAGCTGCAAATGAAGCAGGCAGGAATGAGCGATGAAGCCATGCACAGCACCgacagaaagaacaaaaagaaacacagggCAACGTGACATAACACACGACACAACGAATCAAACATCCCAGACAGCGGGCGCGTTTGATTAACCGTCATTAACCGACGGGTGCACACAGTACCGGGGGCTCGTGGGGGGAAAGCTTCCGTAGAACCTGCTCCTGTTGCagcatcttcctcctcctccagctccaggtTCTCCTCTTCACCTGGGGCGAGGATTTTCCTGACAGGGAGAAGTTTGATCACTTCATTACACAcgttaaataaaacttttttaagAAGCCAGAAGACGTCAATCATGCAGTCAGTTAcaagaaaaaagcaaagattagagggaaatgtgtgaaaatagGAGGACAGACGAAGTAAAAAACATGGACCTCAAGAGCTTCACAGAgtaaaaatgttgcattatGTAAACAGAAGTGTGTGCAGACGTATAAATATGTACCATGATCATAAATTACATATAGACTGCAGCATACTGCAGCAGTAAATACACAAAATTAATAACAGATCAGCTGTAActccaaaaaaagaagatatacTGCCTGACAAGACAACTCAAAAAACACTTGCTGGCCTTTTTCATCAGTGAACGGCACCAATGTCACCGCTTGTGACTCGCCGATTCATTATTTGTGAGAGGGCTTCACGTTGAGATTATTTTGTTATGATATGAATGGATGTCCATCAGGAtatcctacaaaataaaagccccaaAAAGACGTGAGACATTTAACGACGGATATTTACCTTAAGGGCACTGGCTGGACATCAAAGGGGAATTCTTTGTTGTAGGTCAGAATATTTTGAATTACTGTGGATAAAAAGGAAGACGTTGAGCTGGGAGTAAGTCAGGATACCATCATATCATGACAGGTAGACCAACAGGTAAGTCACTTACTGCTTTCCAGTTTCTTCAGTTCTTCTAACTTGAACTCTTCCTTTGACTGTGTGCACTACAGAAGAGCAGACAAGTGACACGTTTTAATACCTCAAAGCACTTCACCTCTCCGCCTGGTTATGTGACGTTTGGACCAGTTTAACATCCCGGGATCACTGTCCTCTGAATTTGGTGGCTTTAATGAACTGAGCAAGAATATATGTTCTACACAAGAAGGTCTGGAGAAGGCTATGCATGAATCACCATGCAAAAAACTGTTAAACcattaaattatataattaaaattaaaagtatgGTGTACTGCAGAGGTCCCACACCTTCTTAAACATCAgattcaaggactttccaggcccaaTTCCCTCAAATTAAATGACCCAAGATGACACGGTTTATAACTATCAAGGCTGTTGTTACAACACTGAGAATTTTCACAATGTAATATgtaaattcaagcactttcaatgaCCCATGTCCATTTAGTTTCTAACTTCAAAAACTTTCAAggccttgttgttttttcccctccctcaaATACAAATTTTAAAGATTTCAAGGACATGacctactttttaaaaaatgttttactttttgataCTGGCCCTCAAAcatatcaaacattttattgtttttacgTGCTCTATCAATAAATGGACTTTCGATTAACACACAAACCTGCAAACTGCCACTTCTCATTTCCAGACATGTTGCAATCTTTCCtaaagttttctttatttataacatgagattcaaggactttccaggcccaaTTCTCTCAAATTAAATGACCCAAGATGACACACTTTATAACTATCAAGACTGTTGTTACAACACTGAGAATTTTCACAATGTAATATGTAAATTCAAGCGCTTTCAATGAACCATGTCCGTTTAGTTTCTAATTTCAAAAACTTTCAAGCCCTTTTACCCCTCCctcaaattcaaatttcaaGGATATgacctactttttttttctttctttttttactttttgatacTCACcctcaaacattttattgtttttactctaTCAATAAATTGACTTTTcgattaacacacacacacacacaaacctgcaaACTGCCACTTCTCATTTCCAGACATGTTGCAATCTTTCCTAAAGTTTtctaagaaagaaaagaaagaaacattttgttagttcatctaaaacaaaaactctTGAACCTTTCTGTGCAGAGATTTAATGATTAccttctgctcctctgtgaAGTCTGATGAGTTTGTTGACTGGACCTCTTTTTGCAGTTGTCTTgccagactaaaaaaaaaataaaaaaaataaaagtgcgtTAGAGCTCTGCAGTAAAACTTGTAAGCTGGTGCTAAATTATGAATGTCTGCGCCCCCTTGCGGtgaagaagattttttttttttggtatcatTAGTGCAATTTCCtagatgaaatattaattagctgacaaacacaaacacattgtcaAACGTGTGAAGAAACAAGTGAtgctgccttaaaaaaaaaaaaaaaagaaatgcaaggAAACATTCCTGAGCGCACTGATGGAAACCCAAACCCTTAACAATGAGAGGGTGTGGCTGACTATTTCTCAATACTCTGAGGAATATTGGCCCATTCCTGCATACTGCATGACACATAATGAAACACACTGAGatgattttccattttctctctctctctcctctcaacTCAAACTGTTGttggatgaaaaagaaaatctgggGATGCATACATGCAACAAACCAAAGCAAAgactcctctgctgctgctgctgctgcaacaactgCCACATCACGTATGCATGGGTAGGGTTTGTTTActgctgactgacagctcaGAGGCTACAAgttcttgcacacacacacacacactgtgtctacATGCTGCGTGCAGATTTGAAGCAGGACAGATGGATGATGAAGGGAGAAGCATGCCGCCCTgcatgcagaggagagagaggacacacatGTTGAATGCAACTTACATTTGGTACTCATCTATAGCCTCCACTAATTGTCCCCACGAGTCAAAGTCTGTGCCTTTCTTAAAACTGGCGTGCCATTTCTGAATAGTCTTGTTGACATCAGACATTTTGGCAGGGCGGATACTCGCGGTGCTCTCAGGGCAACATAGCCGGGGAGGAGGTTCATCTACCGGGGGCTtccaggcagcagcagcggcgtcCGTGCGtccgtcagtcagtcagtgagtccCCCCCGGTTGATCCGCCGAGCAGAGGCgcacagacacagcagtgacACCCCGACCAAGCCCTTTCTCTGCCTGCTCGCACTAATATCGCATCCGCAACAAAAAGGAAGTCCCGCCTGGAGCTCGCGGGGTGCGCGTGTTTTGGGACGCGGGGTCGCACGAGTGATCGGTGATGATGTGAATGTGTTGACGGTCCccctgcagaggagaggagcgctCGATTTAAAGGTGCAACCACAGTTTTTTATATTGCTTTATAAATTGGCTGCAAATAATGCAAAAGTATTACATGCACGTTACTttaattatttcaatttattcTACTTATTTTTTCTAGTTAAACCAacttaaacacaaaatgttgtactttgttctttactacatttatctgacagttaAAGCTACTCATTAATTTTCATATTTggattttacatacaaaaatatacacataaCGTTTTGTTATGAGTACTTTTATTGTGTATAGtgttgtattggtacttttgcattttttaaatgagccttattttttatttatttgtcattaatatttataaacatgtttgcatctattttattttgaatttataTGTCAGTTTAAACTATTGTTGATTAGATTATTGAACATACAAATCAAACTAGATTTTAAGTGCTGTCTTTTGAATATTTGTCATGGTAATAgtgaatttgttttaattactatttttatttattattttattttttattgtattacatattttattttattttttatgtattatttattattattatgtattatttattgtgtgtacagtatatatatatacattattttaattgGTTTATTTACTATGTATTATGATTattagtaattattattattatgtatgatattattattcatgtatgATAATGTGTGGTTAagtaattatttcatttatttttatgtagtattcattattattattaattattatatatataactatttGAATTGGTTTATttactatattatatttatatatttattatatatattaattattttatttgtttatttattatgtattattatgtatttattatatatataatatatagatatataatatatataatatatagatatatatatattaattaatgaCATTATCTTGAATTTGGTTTATTTCGCaatgctattattattatttatagttatttCGCTCTTTTGCTTATTCTATGCttctgttatttgtttatttttattaatgtactATTCTATCTCTTTTATCTATGTTCTTATATGCTtgattacttttatttgttttctttatatgtCTTATTATTCTCTTATGATCTCGTAATtcattcctttttcttttttaatggcGAGAGTAATTGACGTATTCCACTccgatgcttttattttgaaatgagcGCAGGTCTTCCGCCGTCGTGCTGTCAGCCTCCGTGTTGTTGACGCTGTCGCCGTGATGGACGCAGCTCAAACTTAGCAGCCGATGAGTTTCGGGTCGTTGTAGCCGCTCGACAGAAGATGGAGGCCGAGGACGAGGACTGCTCGGACTCGGAGGTTTTGTGTCTCATGAGAGTCGGAAGAAACTCGGACTGGCTCCGTTTGTTCGACAACACGGAGGTGCTAACGCAGCTAGCAGCTAGCTGCCATAACAACCTTTAAACATGAACTCAGCTCAGTCTCTGTCTTCAtgctgtcacctgtgtgtttttaaaccagCTGTCTGACTGCTGACATGTCTGTCCCCTGTGCAGATCTCCATTGGACGTGGTGTGGACGTCACCTACCAGCTGCTGTCTCCAAGCTGTCCCCTGATGATCTCCAGGCTGCACTGCACCTTCAAGCAGAGGGACAGCGGACAGTGGACGGTCACAGACAAGAAGGTGGcatcttctgtctgtgtttacagttacagatcattgtttatttttaaaatttatatgaaaaacatcagcatgcagATGAAGGACTAAAAACATCTGTGCTGGAGCAGGAGCTCGGTGTTGTTGTCACAGGTAGAGCAGTGCATCGTCTGCGTATCGtgctgcaaacaacaacaagacctCGTCTACAGCTGTGCACTCACAGATTTATGACCATTGACTTTGACTCAAGCCAGTGCACGTTAATAAAGTCTGAACCGTTTAACGGTTTGGAGGCAGGTACCGCCAAGCAGTGCTTATCTGTTGccgggtcgcgggggcagcagcttcaagcagggaagcccagactcTCTCCTCTacccggccacttcgtccagctcttccagggAGACCCCCAAGGCGTTCCAGCctgagagacatagtccctccagcgtgtcctgggtcttccccgaGGCCGcctagttactttggaaagtagttaattaggctaccatcaattaaaagtaatccaTTACAGAATAAAAGTAACACGTTAGAGAACTCGTGCCTTACCACAAGTTAAAAGCCGTTTGCAGCGAGACGTCCTGACAATGAGTAACGTCGTTCATCCGACCAAACTGACCCTGcaggaaagacagtcagcaacacgccacacagtgttttattaattagttatttttggATCAGTCAGAACAGAGGTGACTTATGAAAGTGTAAACATTTAGAAATTAACGAGCAGTCAATGATCTAACAGAGATTTTAACAGCTGCCTctaatgtcaaacaaaaatgataacaggccgaataacaaacaataacatcACTCACTGGCACAAATGTAAATGACAAACAGCCGAACTATGGAAATACTATTCAAATGTCACAGGCCTAAACTCACCTCACCATCGTCCACTTACATTTACTCTTTACAGAGTGATTCAAACGCAGCAGAAGAAGATTTTCGAAACGTCGATTTCTCTGAGGAGTAAGAGCAAAACTCCCAGGGCACAGACGCATCATCACAGCGCTGCGATCATCGGCGTATAGTGATAACTTGTGTTCTCCTCTATCGATAGTGATGCCTTTAGAGGTTCAAcgcaaacaacaacaagacctCGTCTACAGCTGGGAACTCACAGATTTATGACCATTGACTTTGAGTCAAGCCAGTGCACGTTAATAAAGTCTGAACCGTTTAATGGTTTGGAGGTAGGTACCGCCAAGTAGGGACTAAAAAAATGTATCCCgataatttctggtatttatcacggtgacgataaataaacaccaattcgGCCTAATCTTTTTGACCATAAATCTGTCACCAAAATACCTATACCAGCcgaatgtaaccgctgtgaaacaatctggaaataactttttatttagctgatttACGGCTTTAtcgagtctctctctctctctctaatcatcggacacaaatcaaattaaacttgttATGTTTTGcggcgtaaattgcgagtcagactctgatttagaagctggtacatgaaaataaacaacgtgagatcacacacacaggtgaatccacctggatagtctctgcttcagagacatttcaggttgTCTGTGGAGTTTCGAccgagtgtctgattggcggccggtGCGTGAGGAAATGTCACGCACATACATCCGTCATCGTTTTTATTgtgggatgacatattcttaccgtggggaatgtttttgacgatCTATCGTAAACGATGACATATCGTACATTCCTACCGCCAAGATAATAACAATGTCTCTCCTCCGTTGGATTTTTGAACAGCTCATTGTGTTTAATAATCTGCAAAGATTGTCTCCGTAATCTCTCTCTGAGCTGTGACAAGCGAGTCACAGCAGCTCAtccccggtgtgggatcattagGATCTATCTAATCCTATCTAACACCCACTAGATATACAGTGCAGCAACCACTATCAGTTAAAAAACGGGCGCTAAGAGGCTGTTAACTGTTGATTTTCTTCTCTCAGAGTCTAAACGGTGTGTGGGTGAATGGAAACCGCATTCAGGCTGAAGATGCTCATCAGCTGAGGCTCGGAGACTCGATACAACTCGGGGTTCCTGTAATCGGAACCAAAGTGGAATTCGACTACATCCTCGTCCAGCGGCCCCTCAAAGACATTGAACTCTACCTGGCAAAGGTACATCGAGAGGGCGCCAAAGCATCCCACGCTTCCAAAAAACCCAAGAGGAAGCTGACCGCGGAAGAAGTCGAGCCGTCTACCTCAAAGCCCAAACTCTACCGCTGCTCTTCTGCGGACAAGTCGTTTGCGAAGCCGTGCCCTCTGTCGCCGGTGAAACGCCAGCAGAGGCTCAGTCAGAGTcggagccagagccagagccagccGGAGGAAACCGGACCGAGCAGACAAGAAGTCGACGAAGCAGACCAGCCGTCGAACAGCTCCAGCAGCGCGTGTGATCTGGACAACTTACAGATGTAAGCCTCGGTTTGTCTCTCACACTTTCTGAGCGATGCATCCATCACAATCTTCTGCCACAGTTCCTAATTCATTTTCAGATTCCTTAGAGACTTTTCTGTCCCATCTggattttaaaatactttaaggATGTTACTCTCTTCAGTTTGGTGTCAGCATAAAGTAGTAAATGAGCAGTAAACTCAGAGTTAAAAGTCAAAAGCTGATCATCTTAACCCCCTTTTGACGTTCCATATCTGTAATGCCACAGGTGCCTGGAGCTCCGGCATAGCTTCAGTCATGTAGCTGCTGCCTGTGTAGCTGAACAGTTTGTGGGGGTCCAGCTGTCTCTGTGGTGCACCAATCCTCACCTGCCCACTGGCACCACAACTGCAGACAAACctgcgagcagcagcagcgcccCATCCCATCTAACATGCCGTGTATTCCTTTGATTTACAACCCGGCGAGTTAAAAGTctctttatttgtctttgcAGGTACAGCCAGAACATCCTGATGCTGAGGGAGCAGGTGGACGACACAGAGAGGCAGGTGGCCTCGCTGGGCGGGGAGCCCCAGAAGACCGACCCGCTCAGAGAGGAGCAGGTCAGGGAGCTGCACATACAGCTGGAGACACTGAGAGCCAAGATGCACCGGATGGAGACGTTAGAGAAGTCCTTCAGTGAATCTAAGAGGCAGCTGGAGGTGAGAGCTTTTTGCAGCTTAAGTCTGCAGATAATTTTATCTTGACGTCAGCATTTTTAGTTTCTGTTTGCCGAGTTGTTTGTTCCTTATTTATGTGATAATAACGTGAAAATAACAAGGGCTGCATGTGTGGACACGAgcactgttttgtctttgtcgCCACACTGCTCCGAAGTGCTCTTTGTTTGTGATTGTCAGATTGTCCCGGACATTACAGCGTGTTATGAAACGGATGCATGTGAACTCTGACTGCTCGacacaaaatattttctttaaagaaagtgtaactttttatgtgtttaggCTCAGAAGACGCAGCAACAAGAGGAGCTTCTGAAAAAACAGCTGGAAGACGCCTTGCAAGAGGTATGCAGCATAAAAGTTGATTGTTTATAGCTCTGATCTAAACTACTGTACACAGAATttatagcatatatatatatatatattttttatttgaccaaCTGTTTTCAACGTCTTCAGCAAAAGAAAGTAATCGGCGAACTCGCACTTTCTCGGCAAGGCTTTGAAGAGATTCTCTTGgccaaaaacaaagagctggaaGTGACAAAGGTGCGATTATATTTGTAGTTATTCAAGTTTAAGTCGCTTGGCGTGGCATCAgcaaatcattatttatttatttgtctttttgttttgcaggaggagaaagaaaaggcaagGGCCCAAAAAGAGGAAGTAGTTACACAAGTGACTGAAGTTCTGGAGAACGAGCTGCAGTGCATCATCTGCTCCGAGCTCTTCATCGAGGTAGAACCGAGACTCGTTTTAGCTCGCTGTCAGACATGACATCATGTTCGGTATTCCCATCAGCTGTCTTTAATTCTTACATGCATATCTTTGACTCTTATTGGACAAAAAGTTCATCAGCAGGTACAAAAAACATAAACGTTTTGCTTTGTGTCGATGTGGTCTGCAGGCAGTCATCCTGAACTGCGCACACAGCTTCTGCTGTCACTGCATCAAGCAGTGGCGCAAGAAGAAAGACGAGTGTCCCATCTGCCGACAGGCCATCCAGTCGCAGACCCGCTGTCTGGCCCTGGACAACTGCATCAACAGCATGGTGGAAAACCTGAGTCTGGACATGAAGGCGAGGCGGCAGACGCTCATCACagagaggaaaggtgagaggtgCGTTACCATCATTCCCGTCCAGAAAACACAGCGTAAAGAAGTGTTTCTTTGACTTGACTCAAAGTAAGTTGACGTCATCAGCTCGGGTTTgtcttgaaatgttttgagaaaCGGATTCAACAAAGAAATTTGTGGTGAGGTTCACGAGCACGGACCACAACATCGACGAGCtacgtttaaatgatttattatcaaTGACTGTGAGCGAGGCGTGACTTCTTCAGCCTGTTGCTGCATCGTGGCGAGGCTTCGGTGGGTAATCCACTCGAGCGAAGGACGACGAGGGTATTTATAAGAATGTGAGAAGTGGTACGGTTGCGGTCCTGTTCCTGAAACTCTAATAAAAAGCTTCATATTCTTGCAGTGAAGACTCATGATAATCCTGCATGGGGGTTCTTTAATGCAGCTTCTTAGATTTGTCAGGTAAATGTGTTTATCACCTCTTTGTACGAAATTcttatttaaaattcaaaatactCCACATTAGCTCACATTTCTCGTCTCTACGGGAAGTATATGAAGTGAATTTAGACCAAAATCTGTCCTAGAAGCAacgtgtgcttttattttgaaaagaaattgGAAAATTGACTCAATCAGACAAGCACTGAC encodes:
- the rnf8 gene encoding E3 ubiquitin-protein ligase rnf8 isoform X4; amino-acid sequence: MEAEDEDCSDSEVLCLMRVGRNSDWLRLFDNTEISIGRGVDVTYQLLSPSCPLMISRLHCTFKQRDSGQWTVTDKKSLNGVWVNGNRIQAEDAHQLRLGDSIQLGVPVIGTKVEFDYILVQRPLKDIELYLAKVHREGAKASHASKKPKRKLTAEEVEPSTSKPKLYRCSSADKSFAKPCPLSPVKRQQRLSQSRSQSQSQPEETGPSRQEVDEADQPSNSSSSACDLDNLQMYSQNILMLREQVDDTERQVASLGGEPQKTDPLREEQVRELHIQLETLRAKMHRMETLEKSFSESKRQLEAQKTQQQEELLKKQLEDALQEQKKVIGELALSRQGFEEILLAKNKELEVTKEEKEKARAQKEEVVTQVTEVLENELQCIICSELFIEAVILNCAHSFCCHCIKQWRKKKDECPICRQAIQSQTRCLALDNCINSMVENLSLDMKARRQTLITERKGESSRLCSGDGDP
- the rnf8 gene encoding E3 ubiquitin-protein ligase rnf8 isoform X1 translates to MEAEDEDCSDSEVLCLMRVGRNSDWLRLFDNTEISIGRGVDVTYQLLSPSCPLMISRLHCTFKQRDSGQWTVTDKKSLNGVWVNGNRIQAEDAHQLRLGDSIQLGVPVIGTKVEFDYILVQRPLKDIELYLAKVHREGAKASHASKKPKRKLTAEEVEPSTSKPKLYRCSSADKSFAKPCPLSPVKRQQRLSQSRSQSQSQPEETGPSRQEVDEADQPSNSSSSACDLDNLQMYSQNILMLREQVDDTERQVASLGGEPQKTDPLREEQVRELHIQLETLRAKMHRMETLEKSFSESKRQLEAQKTQQQEELLKKQLEDALQEQKKVIGELALSRQGFEEILLAKNKELEVTKEEKEKARAQKEEVVTQVTEVLENELQCIICSELFIEAVILNCAHSFCCHCIKQWRKKKDECPICRQAIQSQTRCLALDNCINSMVENLSLDMKARRQTLITERKAAASAQVMVIHDDDSSDSDSMVSIDSSLSSVVSVDTDSSIHLGSSSPYSGYSDESFDESED
- the rnf8 gene encoding E3 ubiquitin-protein ligase rnf8 isoform X2; this translates as MEAEDEDCSDSEVLCLMRVGRNSDWLRLFDNTEISIGRGVDVTYQLLSPSCPLMISRLHCTFKQRDSGQWTVTDKKSLNGVWVNGNRIQAEDAHQLRLGDSIQLGVPVIGTKVEFDYILVQRPLKDIELYLAKVHREGAKASHASKKPKRKLTAEEVEPSTSKPKLYRCSSADKSFAKPCPLSPVKRQQRLSQSRSQSQSQPEETGPSRQEVDEADQPSNSSSSACDLDNLQMYSQNILMLREQVDDTERQVASLGGEPQKTDPLREEQVRELHIQLETLRAKMHRMETLEKSFSESKRQLEAQKTQQQEELLKKQLEDALQEQKKVIGELALSRQGFEEILLAKNKELEVTKEEKEKARAQKEEVVTQVTEVLENELQCIICSELFIEAVILNCAHSFCCHCIKQWRKKKDECPICRQAIQSQTRCLALDNCINSMVENLSLDMKARRQTLITERKAASAQVMVIHDDDSSDSDSMVSIDSSLSSVVSVDTDSSIHLGSSSPYSGYSDESFDESED
- the rnf8 gene encoding E3 ubiquitin-protein ligase rnf8 isoform X3; the encoded protein is MEAEDEDCSDSEVLCLMRVGRNSDWLRLFDNTESLNGVWVNGNRIQAEDAHQLRLGDSIQLGVPVIGTKVEFDYILVQRPLKDIELYLAKVHREGAKASHASKKPKRKLTAEEVEPSTSKPKLYRCSSADKSFAKPCPLSPVKRQQRLSQSRSQSQSQPEETGPSRQEVDEADQPSNSSSSACDLDNLQMYSQNILMLREQVDDTERQVASLGGEPQKTDPLREEQVRELHIQLETLRAKMHRMETLEKSFSESKRQLEAQKTQQQEELLKKQLEDALQEQKKVIGELALSRQGFEEILLAKNKELEVTKEEKEKARAQKEEVVTQVTEVLENELQCIICSELFIEAVILNCAHSFCCHCIKQWRKKKDECPICRQAIQSQTRCLALDNCINSMVENLSLDMKARRQTLITERKAAASAQVMVIHDDDSSDSDSMVSIDSSLSSVVSVDTDSSIHLGSSSPYSGYSDESFDESED
- the rnf8 gene encoding E3 ubiquitin-protein ligase rnf8 isoform X5, whose product is MEAEDEDCSDSEVLCLMRVGRNSDWLRLFDNTEISIGRGVDVTYQLLSPSCPLMISRLHCTFKQRDSGQWTVTDKKSLNGVWVNGNRIQAEDAHQLRLGDSIQLGVPVIGTKVEFDYILVQRPLKDIELYLAKVHREGAKASHASKKPKRKLTAEEVEPSTSKPKLYRCSSADKSFAKPCPLSPVKRQQRLSQSRSQSQSQPEETGPSRQEVDEADQPSNSSSSACDLDNLQMYSQNILMLREQVDDTERQVASLGGEPQKTDPLREEQVRELHIQLETLRAKMHRMETLEKSFSESKRQLEAQKTQQQEELLKKQLEDALQEQKKVIGELALSRQGFEEILLAKNKELEVTKEEKEKARAQKEEVVTQVTEVLENELQCIICSELFIEAVILNCAHSFCCHCIKQWRKKKDECPICRQAIQSQTRCLALDNCINSMVENLSLDMKARRQTLITERKGESRLCSGDGDP